A single region of the Acidimicrobiales bacterium genome encodes:
- a CDS encoding AMP-binding protein, translated as MPADWKLREVEPDLARRYLRNGWWTDETLGSVLADGLARSAGHTFRIHSRTRPWSGTFGGVEELALRMAGGMRARGIGPGDVIAFQIPNWIEAAVTFYATSFLGAVLVPIVHFYGRKEVGHILRQSGARALVTVDRFGHLDHLGDLDDLRGGLPDLELVAVVGADTPPLSRSGVPSWAVPFGDLLDNPPLEGPITVDPTHPAAVAYTSGTTSDPKGVVHAHRTLVFEVRQLGDIQSSRELPLLTGAPVAHGIGMLSGLLLPLHRRQPVHLTDVWDPPQVLADMLEHGVAAGSGATFFLTSLLDHPDCGPDHLRLMRQTGLGGSSVPVAVADRATSLGISITRAFGSTEHPSTTGSTHDDPLLARTRTDGRPLVGVEVRVVDESGTDLPTGEAGEVLSRGPDCFWGYTDPALTASAFDADGWYLTEDVGRLDAEGYLTITDRKKDIIIRGGENVSAPEVEELLMRMPGVAEAAVVAAPDARLGEHACAFLRQLPGARAPDLDSIRGILEGVGLARQKWPEELRLVDDFPRTPSGKVQKFVLRQRLADEAPPGRPPAGPRGA; from the coding sequence ATGCCGGCCGACTGGAAGCTGCGTGAGGTCGAGCCCGACCTCGCCCGCCGGTATCTGCGCAACGGGTGGTGGACCGACGAGACCCTGGGCTCGGTGCTGGCCGACGGGCTGGCGAGGAGCGCCGGCCACACCTTCCGCATCCACTCCCGTACCCGGCCCTGGTCGGGCACGTTCGGAGGCGTCGAGGAACTGGCCCTGCGGATGGCGGGGGGTATGCGGGCGCGCGGCATCGGGCCTGGTGACGTGATCGCCTTCCAGATCCCCAACTGGATCGAGGCGGCCGTGACGTTCTACGCGACGTCCTTCCTCGGGGCGGTGCTGGTGCCGATCGTGCACTTCTACGGACGCAAGGAGGTGGGCCACATCCTGCGCCAGTCGGGCGCCCGGGCTCTCGTCACCGTGGACCGGTTCGGCCACCTGGACCACCTCGGCGATCTCGACGACCTGCGCGGCGGACTGCCTGATCTCGAGCTGGTGGCCGTCGTCGGCGCCGACACCCCACCGCTCTCCCGCTCCGGGGTCCCGAGCTGGGCCGTGCCCTTCGGCGACCTTCTCGACAACCCACCGCTCGAGGGCCCGATCACCGTCGACCCCACCCACCCCGCGGCGGTTGCCTACACCTCGGGCACCACCTCCGACCCCAAGGGCGTCGTCCACGCCCACCGCACCCTCGTGTTCGAGGTGCGCCAGCTCGGCGACATCCAGTCGAGCCGCGAGCTGCCGCTGCTCACCGGGGCGCCGGTCGCCCACGGCATCGGCATGCTCTCGGGGCTGCTCCTCCCCCTCCACCGCCGGCAGCCGGTGCATCTCACCGATGTCTGGGATCCGCCGCAGGTGCTGGCGGACATGCTCGAGCACGGGGTCGCCGCCGGAAGCGGCGCCACCTTCTTCCTCACCAGCCTCCTCGACCATCCCGACTGCGGTCCCGACCACCTCCGCCTGATGCGGCAGACGGGGCTCGGGGGATCTTCTGTGCCCGTGGCGGTCGCCGACCGGGCGACGTCGCTCGGGATCTCGATCACGAGAGCCTTCGGCTCCACCGAGCACCCCTCGACGACGGGATCGACCCACGACGATCCTCTCCTCGCCCGCACGCGCACCGACGGCCGGCCGCTGGTGGGCGTGGAGGTGCGCGTCGTCGACGAGTCCGGGACCGACCTGCCGACGGGCGAAGCCGGCGAGGTGCTCAGCCGAGGGCCCGACTGCTTCTGGGGTTACACCGACCCTGCCCTGACGGCCAGCGCCTTCGACGCCGACGGCTGGTACCTGACCGAGGACGTCGGCCGGCTCGACGCCGAGGGCTACCTGACCATCACGGACCGCAAGAAGGACATCATCATCAGGGGAGGCGAGAACGTGAGCGCCCCCGAGGTCGAGGAGCTGCTGATGCGGATGCCGGGCGTCGCCGAGGCGGCGGTCGTCGCTGCACCGGACGCGCGCCTGGGCGAGCACGCCTGTGCATTCCTGCGCCAGCTGCCGGGAGCCCGTGCGCCCGACCTGGACAGCATCCGCGGCATCCTCGAGGGCGTGGGGCTGGCCAGGCAGAAGTGGCCCGAAGAGCTGCGCCTGGTGGACGACTTCCCGCGGACGCCTTCGGGCAAGGTGCAGAAGTTCGTCCTCCGCCAGCGGCTGGCCGACGAGGCCCCTCCCGGACGGCCGCCGGCGGGGCCGCGAGGGGCATAG
- a CDS encoding glycoside hydrolase family 38 C-terminal domain-containing protein — MHEEDAITEARIRRVVNQHIRPALSGPSAALEVAAYHVHGEPVSVTEAMNAPYEQFPVGGAWGPAWDTTWFQLRGRVPPEWRGEEVALRFEIGNAGDTGFGAEALVWRDGRPVQGLSPNHRDYVLTKAAEGGEAVEVFVEAAANARPPLGALTWPLLGPEPHGIPLFTLARAELRVIRRELLAFWHDLRLLLQLLAQVGDEPRRSQLRAGLDRACGALDLRDVPGSFAAAHPLLKELLARPAAASAHRVSAVGHAHIDTAWLWPLRETVRKCARTFSTAVALMDEYPDYRFACSQAQQWAWMKERYPDLYQRMREKVANGQLEPVGSMWVEADCNIPSGESLVRQVLHGKRFFAQELGRDTTEVWLPDVFGYPGSLPQIMRQAGIDRFLTQKLSWNQYNVLPHHSFVWEGIDGSRVFTHFPPADTYNGDASVGELVQAVRNFKDHDRATRSLYVYGHGDGGGGPTAGMIESLRRLADLEGAPRVQLETASSFFDKAMADLEDPAVWVGELYLELHRGTYTTQAATKKGNRAGELALREAELWASLAPTPWSAYPTERLDRAWRTLLLHQFHDIIPGSGIHWVYEDTARDHAQVAAEAGAVIDDATAVLAAAVDTAGLSSPVVVLNPLSHDRTEVASLPRDDRGEPLVAIGPDGERIPVQVAADGALLFSASVPSCGHSVYDLVPGAGDPPPGSELAVDEHGLENSRLRVRWDDDGLLTSVWDKSADREALAAGARGNVLQVFEDYPNFYDAWDVDRFYLNQVEDLTDVESIDVVEQGPVRVAIRITRAFGASRITQTISLGAKSPHVEFDTRVEWRETNRFLKVAFPVAVRCQRATYEIQYGHVERPTHANTSWDLARFEV, encoded by the coding sequence GTGCACGAGGAAGACGCCATCACCGAGGCCCGCATCCGGCGGGTGGTGAACCAGCACATCAGGCCGGCGCTGAGCGGCCCGTCCGCCGCGCTCGAGGTGGCCGCTTACCACGTGCACGGCGAGCCCGTCAGCGTCACCGAGGCCATGAACGCCCCCTACGAGCAGTTCCCCGTCGGCGGTGCGTGGGGACCGGCCTGGGACACGACGTGGTTCCAGCTGCGGGGGCGGGTCCCGCCAGAGTGGCGCGGGGAGGAGGTCGCCCTCCGTTTCGAGATCGGCAACGCCGGGGACACCGGGTTCGGGGCCGAGGCGCTGGTGTGGCGGGACGGCCGCCCGGTCCAGGGCCTGTCCCCCAACCACCGCGACTACGTGCTGACCAAGGCGGCCGAGGGCGGCGAGGCGGTCGAGGTCTTCGTCGAGGCGGCCGCCAACGCTCGGCCGCCCCTCGGTGCCCTCACCTGGCCGCTCCTCGGACCCGAGCCCCACGGCATCCCCCTCTTCACCCTGGCCCGGGCCGAGCTCCGGGTCATCCGGCGTGAACTGCTGGCCTTCTGGCACGACCTCCGCCTGCTTCTCCAGCTGCTGGCCCAGGTGGGCGACGAGCCCCGCCGGTCCCAGCTACGAGCCGGGCTCGACCGGGCCTGTGGCGCCCTGGACCTGCGGGACGTCCCTGGGTCCTTCGCCGCCGCCCATCCTCTGCTGAAGGAGCTGCTGGCCCGGCCGGCGGCGGCCAGCGCCCACCGCGTCAGCGCCGTGGGCCACGCCCATATCGACACCGCCTGGCTGTGGCCCCTGCGGGAGACGGTGCGCAAGTGCGCCCGCACCTTCTCCACGGCGGTGGCGTTGATGGACGAGTACCCCGACTACCGGTTCGCGTGCTCTCAAGCGCAGCAGTGGGCGTGGATGAAGGAGCGGTATCCGGACCTCTACCAACGCATGAGGGAAAAGGTCGCCAACGGTCAGCTGGAGCCGGTGGGGAGCATGTGGGTCGAGGCCGACTGCAACATCCCCTCCGGAGAGTCCCTGGTCCGACAGGTCCTCCACGGCAAGCGCTTCTTCGCCCAGGAGCTCGGCCGGGACACGACCGAGGTGTGGCTGCCGGACGTGTTCGGCTACCCGGGCAGCCTGCCCCAGATCATGCGCCAGGCCGGCATCGACCGTTTCCTCACCCAGAAGCTGTCGTGGAACCAGTACAACGTGCTCCCCCACCACAGCTTCGTCTGGGAAGGGATCGACGGGTCGCGCGTCTTCACCCACTTCCCGCCGGCCGACACCTACAACGGCGATGCCAGCGTGGGCGAGCTGGTGCAGGCCGTGCGCAACTTCAAGGACCACGACCGGGCCACCCGGTCGCTGTACGTCTATGGCCACGGCGACGGCGGCGGAGGCCCGACGGCGGGCATGATCGAGTCGCTGCGGCGCCTGGCCGACCTCGAGGGCGCGCCGCGCGTCCAGCTCGAGACGGCGTCATCGTTCTTCGACAAGGCCATGGCCGATCTCGAGGACCCGGCGGTCTGGGTCGGCGAGCTGTACCTGGAGCTCCATCGCGGCACCTATACGACCCAGGCCGCCACCAAGAAGGGCAACCGCGCCGGCGAGCTGGCGCTGCGCGAGGCGGAGCTGTGGGCCAGCCTGGCTCCAACGCCGTGGTCCGCCTACCCGACGGAGCGGCTCGACCGGGCCTGGAGGACGCTGCTTCTCCACCAGTTCCACGACATCATCCCCGGTTCGGGCATCCACTGGGTCTACGAGGACACCGCCCGCGACCACGCCCAGGTGGCGGCCGAGGCCGGAGCGGTGATCGACGATGCCACGGCCGTGCTCGCCGCTGCCGTCGACACCGCCGGCTTGTCGTCCCCGGTCGTCGTGCTCAACCCGCTGTCCCACGATCGCACCGAGGTCGCGAGCCTCCCTCGGGACGACCGCGGCGAGCCGCTCGTCGCCATCGGGCCCGACGGCGAGCGGATCCCCGTGCAGGTCGCCGCGGACGGCGCACTGCTGTTCAGCGCGTCGGTTCCCTCGTGCGGCCACAGCGTGTACGACCTGGTGCCCGGCGCCGGCGACCCACCGCCCGGCTCCGAGCTGGCGGTGGACGAGCACGGCCTCGAGAACAGCCGCCTCCGAGTGCGGTGGGACGACGACGGCCTGCTCACGTCGGTCTGGGACAAGTCAGCCGACCGTGAGGCGCTGGCCGCCGGCGCCAGGGGCAACGTGCTCCAGGTCTTCGAGGACTACCCCAACTTCTACGACGCGTGGGATGTCGACCGGTTCTACCTCAACCAGGTGGAGGACCTCACCGACGTCGAGTCGATCGACGTGGTCGAGCAGGGACCGGTGCGTGTCGCGATCCGGATCACACGCGCGTTCGGTGCGTCACGAATCACGCAGACGATCTCGCTCGGCGCCAAGTCACCACACGTCGAGTTCGACACCCGGGTCGAGTGGCGCGAGACCAACCGCTTCCTCAAAGTCGCGTTCCCGGTCGCGGTGCGTTGTCAGCGAGCGACCTACGAGATCCAATACGGGCACGTCGAACGACCGACGCACGCGAACACCAGCTGGGACCTGGCCCGCTTCGAGGT